Proteins encoded by one window of Fusobacterium sp.:
- a CDS encoding FeoA family protein codes for MLSLAFAEPNKELIIKDIKGTGCCKGKLLEKGFCVGNKVCVLRDGTDSIVVKINSSKYALNFGLANKIFVENK; via the coding sequence ATGTTATCATTAGCTTTTGCTGAACCTAATAAAGAATTAATTATAAAAGATATAAAAGGAACAGGATGTTGCAAAGGAAAACTTCTTGAAAAAGGGTTTTGTGTAGGAAATAAAGTCTGTGTTTTAAGAGATGGAACAGATTCTATAGTTGTAAAAATAAATAGCAGTAAATATGCCCTTAATTTTGGATTAGCAAATAAAATATTTGTAGAAAATAAATAA